The Crocosphaera sp. UHCC 0190 DNA window GATATTGGGCATTAAGACTTTGAATTTCAGCATCTCCCGTCAACCTGAGACTTAATTCATAGCTAGATGACGAGGGCAGATAGGAGACGAGGCTTTCTCCCCAGATGTTAAACCAATGTTGCCACTGATCTGACAAGATACTCAAATTATCGTCTATATCAGATGAATGAGCCGTGAAAACATCCTGTATATTAACGTCAATGACAATGCTTGAGGGTTCAGAAGATATCATCACGTTGCTATCCTAGCGGGTTAAATAGGAAATTCCAATTAAGAAAGCGAGTAACCCTGCGGTGGTTAAAAAGAAATGTTTGAGAGACTGTCCTTTTTTACGAACCATGTTACGCATGGCCAGTTTTACATAACTGGGTTGGGGTTCGGTTGTTGGGGTTTCTGAGATGTTTTCTTCTGTGG harbors:
- a CDS encoding DUF3285 domain-containing protein — protein: MSNSPSSTQPTEENISETPTTEPQPSYVKLAMRNMVRKKGQSLKHFFLTTAGLLAFLIGISYLTR